In Providencia rettgeri, the following proteins share a genomic window:
- the rsmH gene encoding 16S rRNA (cytosine(1402)-N(4))-methyltransferase RsmH codes for MTQQQFKHVTVLLDEAVNGLNIKPNGIYIDGTFGRGGHSRLILSQLGEQGRLIAIDRDPEAIKAAQAIDDPRFMIKHGPFSAIAEYVEEEGLVGQIDGVLLDLGVSSPQLDDPERGFSFMRDGPLDMRMDPTKGQSAQQWLMDAEADDIAWVLKTFGEERFAKRIARAIVERNHNPEEEPLTRTRHLAELIAKVSPMKDRHKHPATRSFQAIRIYINSELEEIEKALEGAMNVLAPQGRLSVISFHSLEDRLVKRFIRKNSKGPSVPAGIPLTETQIKALGAAQLRDLGKMKPSENEIDENPRARSSVLRFAEKAAE; via the coding sequence ATGACGCAACAGCAATTTAAACACGTAACAGTATTACTAGATGAAGCCGTTAATGGCTTAAACATTAAACCTAACGGTATTTATATCGACGGCACATTTGGTCGTGGGGGCCATTCAAGGCTGATATTAAGCCAGCTTGGCGAACAAGGGCGGTTGATCGCCATTGACCGTGACCCAGAAGCGATAAAAGCAGCTCAAGCGATTGATGACCCTCGTTTTATGATTAAACACGGCCCATTTTCTGCGATTGCAGAGTATGTGGAAGAAGAAGGTTTAGTTGGGCAAATTGATGGCGTATTGCTGGATTTAGGCGTCTCTTCACCGCAGTTAGATGACCCAGAGCGTGGTTTTTCATTTATGCGTGACGGGCCTTTAGATATGCGAATGGACCCAACCAAGGGGCAATCTGCACAGCAATGGCTGATGGACGCAGAAGCGGATGACATTGCTTGGGTTTTAAAAACTTTTGGAGAAGAGCGTTTTGCGAAGCGAATTGCAAGAGCGATTGTTGAGCGTAACCATAACCCAGAAGAAGAGCCATTAACGCGCACACGGCATCTAGCTGAATTAATCGCAAAGGTTAGTCCGATGAAAGATCGGCACAAACACCCAGCGACGCGTAGCTTCCAAGCCATACGAATTTATATCAACAGTGAATTGGAAGAGATAGAAAAAGCGCTAGAAGGCGCAATGAACGTTTTAGCGCCACAAGGTCGTTTATCGGTTATCAGCTTCCATTCTTTGGAAGACAGGTTAGTAAAGCGGTTTATTCGCAAAAACAGTAAAGGGCCATCAGTACCAGCAGGTATCCCTCTGACTGAAACGCAGATTAAAGCGTTAGGTGCAGCGCAGTTACGTGACTTAGGCAAGATGAAACCTTCGGAAAACGAAATTGACGAAAACCCACGCGCACGGAGTTCCGTGTTGCGGTTTGCTGAAAAGGCGGCGGAATAA
- the ftsL gene encoding cell division protein FtsL — MVPERHSLARVIGRDLFRYGIVPLILLSAIIISAVFVVTTAHETRLLTAAKDKLYEEKDLLDIEWRNLILEENALASHSRIERLSVEKLQMVQVEPSQEKIIVSKQ; from the coding sequence ATGGTTCCAGAAAGGCACAGCCTAGCACGCGTCATTGGGCGTGATTTATTTCGTTATGGCATCGTTCCTTTGATTTTATTGTCTGCAATTATAATTAGTGCCGTTTTTGTCGTGACTACCGCACATGAAACGCGTTTGTTAACGGCCGCAAAAGATAAATTGTATGAAGAAAAAGACTTATTAGATATCGAATGGCGCAATCTGATCCTTGAAGAAAATGCCCTTGCGAGCCATAGCCGAATAGAACGTTTATCGGTTGAAAAATTACAGATGGTACAAGTTGAACCATCACAAGAAAAAATTATTGTTTCTAAGCAATAA
- the mraZ gene encoding division/cell wall cluster transcriptional repressor MraZ, with protein sequence MFRGATLVNLDSKGRLTVPTRYRGMLNEESKGQMVCTIDLHQPCLLLYTLPEWEIIEEKLSRLSTMNPAERRVQRLLLGHASECQMDNAGRLLLANTLRQHAGLTKEVMLVGQINKFELWDEQTWYQQVEDDIAAERLTNEPLSARLQDLSL encoded by the coding sequence ATGTTTCGTGGGGCAACACTGGTTAATCTCGACAGCAAAGGGCGTCTAACCGTGCCGACTCGTTACCGAGGTATGCTGAACGAGGAATCGAAAGGGCAAATGGTCTGTACCATTGACCTTCACCAGCCGTGCCTACTGCTTTATACCTTACCGGAGTGGGAGATTATCGAAGAAAAACTTTCTCGGTTATCGACGATGAACCCAGCGGAACGACGCGTGCAACGGCTGTTACTGGGCCATGCAAGTGAATGTCAAATGGACAACGCGGGGCGTCTTTTGTTAGCCAATACATTGCGTCAGCATGCAGGGCTAACAAAAGAGGTCATGTTGGTTGGCCAGATTAATAAATTTGAACTTTGGGATGAACAAACTTGGTATCAGCAAGTGGAAGATGACATTGCCGCTGAGCGCCTTACCAATGAACCACTTTCAGCCCGCTTACAGGATTTGTCACTTTAA
- the ftsI gene encoding peptidoglycan glycosyltransferase FtsI, with the protein MKAPKTAKNKKQEESTSFVRWRFILLCGCIVLALAGLLTRVAYLQIIAPEKLVKEGDMRSLRVQEVATSRGMISDREGRQLAVSVPVNAIWADPKEVFEKGGISNDEHWKALADALEIPLEQITSKISANPRGRFVYLARQVNPSIGDYVKKLKIPGIYLRKESRRYYPSGPVTAHLLGVTNIDGEGIEGVEKSFDRWLKGAPGERTVRKDRNGRVIETISSIDSQAAHNLTLSIDERIQSIVYRELTRGVQENKAESGVAILVDVHTGEILAMANSPSYNPNNLTGTSMDAMRNRAITDIYEPGSTVKPMVVMSALHNKIIKENTVLNTYPYRISGHEIKDVARYAELTITGILQKSSNVGVSKLALAMPATELVDVYSRFGFGKPTNLGLVGESSGIFPSKKTRWSDLDRATFSFGYGQMVTPLQLARAYATIGSFGIYRPLSITKVDPPVSGTRVFPEPIMRTVVHMMESVALPGGGGARAAIKGYRIAIKTGTAKKVGPEGRYINKYLAYAAGVAPASNPRYALVVLINEPSAGSYYGGAISAPVFGSIMGGVLRLMNVEPDALQPNEQNEIVNSQKEVKSGRS; encoded by the coding sequence ATGAAAGCACCAAAAACAGCGAAAAACAAGAAACAAGAAGAAAGCACCAGCTTTGTCCGCTGGCGCTTTATTTTGCTGTGCGGATGCATTGTCTTGGCGTTAGCAGGGTTGCTAACTCGGGTGGCTTATCTGCAAATTATTGCGCCAGAGAAACTGGTGAAAGAAGGCGATATGCGCTCTTTACGAGTGCAAGAAGTTGCAACCTCTCGAGGTATGATCAGCGACCGAGAAGGGCGGCAACTGGCGGTAAGTGTGCCAGTCAATGCTATTTGGGCAGACCCCAAAGAGGTGTTTGAAAAAGGGGGGATCAGCAATGACGAACACTGGAAAGCACTGGCAGACGCACTTGAAATTCCATTAGAACAAATTACGAGCAAAATATCGGCCAATCCAAGAGGCCGTTTTGTGTATTTAGCGCGTCAAGTTAACCCCTCTATTGGCGATTACGTCAAAAAACTAAAAATACCGGGTATTTACTTGCGCAAAGAGTCTCGTCGTTATTACCCATCAGGCCCAGTTACCGCTCACTTATTGGGGGTAACAAATATTGATGGCGAAGGCATTGAAGGCGTTGAAAAAAGCTTTGACCGTTGGTTAAAAGGTGCACCGGGCGAACGTACAGTCCGTAAAGACCGTAATGGGCGAGTAATTGAAACGATTTCGTCTATTGACAGCCAAGCCGCGCATAATTTGACATTAAGTATTGATGAACGAATTCAATCGATTGTTTACCGTGAACTCACACGTGGCGTGCAGGAAAACAAAGCTGAATCGGGTGTGGCAATTTTAGTGGATGTTCATACCGGTGAAATTTTAGCGATGGCGAATAGCCCATCCTACAACCCAAATAACTTAACCGGTACATCAATGGATGCAATGCGTAACCGTGCCATTACGGATATTTACGAACCGGGTTCGACGGTAAAGCCGATGGTGGTTATGAGTGCACTCCATAATAAAATTATCAAAGAAAATACAGTACTTAATACTTATCCGTATCGTATTAGTGGACATGAAATCAAAGATGTTGCCCGGTATGCAGAATTAACAATCACTGGGATTTTACAGAAGTCGAGTAACGTGGGTGTTTCTAAACTGGCGTTAGCGATGCCAGCCACAGAGTTGGTGGATGTGTATAGCCGCTTTGGGTTTGGCAAGCCGACTAATCTGGGGTTAGTCGGGGAAAGTAGTGGCATCTTTCCAAGTAAAAAAACACGGTGGTCTGATTTAGATAGGGCCACCTTTTCTTTTGGCTACGGGCAAATGGTAACACCGTTACAGTTAGCGCGAGCCTACGCAACCATTGGTAGTTTTGGTATTTATCGGCCTCTATCCATCACGAAAGTTGACCCACCAGTGTCAGGAACGCGTGTTTTTCCTGAACCAATCATGCGAACAGTGGTTCATATGATGGAAAGCGTGGCTTTACCCGGAGGCGGGGGAGCACGAGCAGCGATTAAAGGCTACCGTATTGCTATTAAAACAGGGACTGCGAAAAAAGTGGGTCCTGAAGGGCGTTATATTAATAAATATTTGGCTTACGCTGCTGGTGTTGCGCCTGCGAGCAATCCACGCTATGCGTTAGTGGTGCTTATTAATGAGCCAAGCGCGGGTAGTTATTATGGTGGTGCAATATCTGCGCCTGTATTTGGTTCGATTATGGGAGGCGTTTTACGATTGATGAACGTTGAACCCGATGCATTACAACCAAACGAACAAAATGAAATTGTAAATAGTCAAAAAGAGGTTAAAAGTGGCAGATCGTAA